Proteins found in one Magnolia sinica isolate HGM2019 chromosome 5, MsV1, whole genome shotgun sequence genomic segment:
- the LOC131245811 gene encoding uncharacterized protein LOC131245811 isoform X2, producing MPHTSERHTGVVVYGNEYFFGGGIQHAPAGTTPYGTPVRVVDLGTTHVPKELFEEYLQEISPRYTAETYSLLRHNCNNFSNEVAQFLVGATIPDDILKLPNEVMDSPMGAMILPMIQQLEMTLRQGAVPQAPQFRPSATTQPPQRKTTVSAPKASGGSNTSAKDAPKNNNDGKPADSSSHASDTGNASEKKLLDRNVPPAVKPAEVQEKKVNGVAVDPLGDARNRVQEEICKEFAAIMATETLHASEAAALATRRVMERHGRTNVPVTRG from the exons GCACACAGGTGTAGTGGTATATGGAAATGAGTACTTCTTTGGGGGAGGCATCCAGCATGCTCCTGCTGGAACTACACCCTATGGAACACCAGTGCGGGTGGTGGACTTGGGCACCACACATGTGCCCAAGGAGCTATTTGAGGAGTATTTGCAGGAGATAAGCCCACGATACACAGCTGAAACCTACAGCTTGCTAAGGCACAATTGCAACAATTTCAGCAATGAGGTTGCTCAGTTCTTGGTGGGAGCCACTATTCCAGATGACATCCTGAAGCTCCCTAATGAAGTGATGGACAGCCCAATGGGAGCTATGATAT TGCCCATgatccaacagctagaaatgacATTGAGACAAGGTGCCGTTCCTCAAGCCCCTCAGTTCAGGCCGTCTGCAACAACCCAGCCACCACAACGTAAGACTACTGTTTCAGCACCAAAAGCATCCGGCGGCTCTAATACATCAGCCAAAGACGCACCAAAGAACAACAATGATGGCAAGCCTGCGGATTCCAGCAGCCATGCCAGTGATACTGGAAATGCATCTGAAAAGAAGCTGCTGGACAGGAATGTGCCGCCTGCAGTCAAGCCTGCTGAAGTGCAAGAGAAAAAGGTGAATGGAGTTGCAGTAGACCCTCTGGGAGATGCCCGGAACAGGGTGCAAGAAGAGATATGCAAGGAATTTGCAGCGATAATGGCGACTGAGACACTGCATGCAAGCGAGGCAGCAGCACTTGCTACCAGGAGAGTGATGGAAAGACATGGGAGGACAAACGTTCCTGTGACACGGGGTTAG